One region of Cyanobium sp. M30B3 genomic DNA includes:
- a CDS encoding rubredoxin: MSSDSPRAEAKPPEDQSTPEDQSTPEDQSAPELAPTVEQAALEEEVDPAQHRFECRSCGYVYDPAEGVKKVGIDPGTPFLELDPASFRCPVCRSKMGAFQDIGPRDKPSGFEENLNFGLGVNRLTPGQKNVLIFGGFALAFAFFLSLYSLR; this comes from the coding sequence ATGAGCAGCGACAGCCCCCGTGCCGAAGCCAAGCCCCCTGAGGATCAGTCCACCCCTGAGGATCAGTCCACCCCTGAGGACCAGTCTGCCCCTGAGCTGGCGCCCACCGTTGAGCAGGCTGCGCTGGAGGAGGAGGTGGATCCCGCCCAGCACCGCTTCGAGTGCCGCAGCTGCGGCTATGTGTACGACCCTGCTGAAGGGGTGAAGAAGGTGGGCATCGATCCGGGCACCCCCTTCCTGGAGCTGGACCCCGCCAGCTTCCGCTGCCCCGTGTGCCGCAGCAAGATGGGGGCCTTCCAGGACATCGGCCCCCGCGACAAGCCCAGCGGCTTCGAGGAGAACCTCAACTTCGGCCTGGGGGTGAACCGGCTCACCCCCGGCCAGAAGAATGTGCTGATCTTCGGCGGCTTCGCCCTCGCCTTCGCCTTCTTCCTCTCCCTCTATTCCCTGCGTTGA
- the ndhC gene encoding photosynthetic/respiratory NAD(P)H-quinone oxidoreductase subunit C, with amino-acid sequence MFALSGYDAFLGFLLISAAVPVLALVANKLLSPKSRRGERELTYESGMEPIGGAWIQFNIRYYMFALVFVIFDVETVFLYPWAVAFHRLGLLAFIEALVFIAILVVALAYAWRKGALEWS; translated from the coding sequence ATGTTTGCGCTCTCCGGCTACGACGCCTTCCTCGGCTTCCTGCTGATCTCAGCGGCGGTGCCGGTGCTGGCGCTCGTGGCCAACAAGCTGCTCTCCCCGAAGAGCCGCCGCGGCGAGCGGGAACTCACCTATGAATCCGGGATGGAGCCGATCGGCGGCGCCTGGATTCAATTCAACATCCGCTACTACATGTTTGCCCTGGTCTTCGTCATCTTCGATGTGGAGACCGTGTTCCTCTATCCCTGGGCCGTGGCCTTCCACCGGCTGGGGCTGCTGGCCTTCATCGAGGCGCTTGTGTTCATCGCCATCCTGGTGGTGGCCCTGGCCTATGCCTGGCGCAAGGGCGCCCTGGAATGGAGCTGA